The Ectothiorhodospiraceae bacterium 2226 region TGAAGGTGAGCGCCGCGGCGACCCGCGTCAGCGCCAGGCCATGGCGGGAGATGAAGCGCGCGCCGGTGTCGTTGTTGTTCAAAAAGCGCAACGTGCGCGCCGCCGCCGCGGGCGGCACGGCCGGGTGCGTCAGCGCCGCGCGCAGCCGCGCGAGCTCGACGGCGCCGTCGGCGAAGGCCTCATCCCAGGCCCACTGGCCCAGGCGCCCCGTCCAGTCGTACCAGGCGTCGAAGTGCGCCCGGTGCGGCGGCGCGCGCGCCGAGGCCTCGGCGAGCAGCAGGATGTCGGGGTCGATGCGCTTCAGCTCGGCGCGAAACGCGGCCCAGAAGCCCGGCGCCCGATCGCTCACCGCCCAGCTTGCATCCACGCGGAAGCCGTCGATGCCGTACGCGCGCAGCCAGTGCGCCGCCGCCGCGATGACGTAGGCGCGCACCTCCGGGTTGTCGTAGTCGAGGTTCTTGAGGTTGTACCAGTCGAAATAGTGGGTGATCTCGCCCACCGGGTCGCGGTCGAACCACGCGTGGTAGGGCGAGCGTCTCCCATGGCGCGCGGCATCCAGATGATACGGGTGGCGATCCGACAAATGGCTCGGCACGAAGTCCAGCAGCACGCGGAGGCCGCGCGCCTGGGCGTCGGCGATCAGCGCGCGCAGCGCCGCCTCGCCGCCGTAGTCCGCGCGCGCCGCGAAGTGGTCGCGCACCGCGTAGCCGAAATCGTCCGGCGCCGGCTCGCTCACCGGCGACAGCCACAGCGTCGTCACCCCCAGCGCGGCGATGTCGTCGAGGTGCGCACGCACGTCCTCGAAGCCCCCGCCGAGAAAGTAGGGCACCGCGCCGTACACCACGGCCTCGTCCACCCAGCCCGGCGCCCATACCGCGAGGTCCACCGCGCGCGCCGCGCCGTCCTCCACCACGAACACCGCCGTGCTCTCGTCGCTGCGCCCGCGCGCATCGGTCACGCGCAGGGTGACGAAATACTCCCCGTCCACCGTGGGCAACTCGACGTGCAGCGCGGCGTCCGTATCGCGCTCGACCGGCAGCCCGCGCACGTCCCCCGCCACCAACAGCGGCGCCGGGTTATCCGCCCGCGCCGCCCAGGCATAACCCACCAGCGGCGCCGCCTCGCCCGGCGCTTCATCGCTGCCCGAGGCATCCAGCGCCACCACGTCCTCGCCCGCGCGCACCGCCACCCGCGCCACCGGCACGTCCGGCGCACGCACCGTCCAGGTCGCGACCTCCGAGCGCGCCGCCACCGCCTCGCTCGCGTCCAGGCACACCGCCTGCACCGCGTTCTCGCCTTCCCGCAGCGCCACCTCGGCGGCAAAGCGCGCCCCTTCCCGCGCCGCCGCCACCACGCCGCGAGGCGCGCGCACCATCACCTGCGCGCACGCCTCGCCGCGTACCTGGCCGGTAATCGTCTGGCTGAAGGTCCAGGTGTCCCCGCCGTGGGTGTCCAGCGTAATCGGCGCCGCCGCCTCAGCCGCCGCCGACGCCGGTACCGCCAGCGCCGCGACCACCATCATCACGAGCAGCCAAATCCCCGACCCGCCCCGCCGTACCGCCGTACCCTGCAACATGAACCGCGCTCCATGCCCGCCTTCCTGCCAGTGTAGGCACCCGCGTCTCCGTAGGGCACGGAGCGTCGCACGAAGCCGGCGCGCCGCCGGGATGGGGGCTGCGCGTAACGCGGAGCGAATATGCCCGCCAATCGCTTCAGAATCTGAAGCGAATACGCGGTGCAAACGCACGCTTCACGGTCGGACCGGATCTGTAGAGCGGCCCGGAGCGCCTTCCCGATCGGGAATAACCGCTCGCTGGTGAGCGAATGCGCACACAAAAGCGCTTTCGGCGCGTTACGTGCGCGAACGCGCGCATAACTGAAGCGATCCGCTTAACGGCCAACTGTAGAGCCTGCCACTGCGCCTAAGTTGCTGAGCACCTAGTTGCGCCGGGTTTCGGAGGGATGCAGTCACCACTTGGTTGGCTGCGGGCCGCTCTGCCCTTCAACGTTGGTCATTGGGGCTGCCGACGCACGCACTATTACCGGCAAACATTCAGCTAACACTGCCGGACCTTGCAGCGCGCTGCGTGTCGGGCATCCCCAATGTGGGGTATGCGCGTCGGGCTTGAGCAGGGCATGATTCGATCATGCGCGGATGGGCTTGGGGCGATCTATGAACTTGGCACGGCGGGCGGCGGCGCCGCATTTATTGTACGTCTTGGCGCTGATGACGCTCACGACGGGCGCGCTGGCGCCCGCGCCGGCGGTGGGGTGCGTCGAGGTTCCGGGGCTGGAGATGTGGCATGCGGAGGAGCGGCGGCAGGAGTCGTCGCTCTGGCTGCGGTATGAGGCTGCGGCGTCCGCGCTGATGCTGAGCGACTTGGCGGAGGAGCGGGCAGGCGCATTGTGCGGGGGCGATTTTCGCTATTTGGCGCTTTGGGAATACGAGGCGGCCACGGTGCAGGGCGGTACCGCTCCGGGGCGCGGCATCGAGGTAACGGTCGAGTGTCTTTAGCGGCGTGATTCCCTTGCGCCGCCCCTTGCGGCATGCTCGCGCGGAGCGGCGGCACCTGCCCCACGGCCTTTTCCAACAACAACGAGGTGCACGAAGATGCGCTATTTCAACGCGGTGACCTTCTTTCTATCCCTGGTTATGGCCGGGGCAGTGCATGCGCAGGCGGCGGGCGGGAGCGCCGAACTCGTGCAGCAGGGGCGCGCGGCGTTTGCGCAGAACAACTTCAGCGAAGCGGCGCGGCTCTACCGCTTGGCGGCGGAGCGCGGGGACCGCGACGCGCAGCACCTGCTCGGTCACCTGTACCAGCAGGGTCGCGGGGTGTCCAAGGATCCGGCGGAGGCCTTCCGCCTGTTCAAGCTGGCGGCCGACCAGGGCGAGCGCGACTCGCAGCACCACGTCGGCGACATGTACTACGACGGGATCGTCGTGGCGAGGGATGAGGCGCTGGCGATCGAGTACCTGAAGAAGTCGGCGGAACAGGGCTACGGGCCTGCCTTCCGGCTGCTCGGCATGATCGGTTTCACCAGTGACGGGACCGGCCGCTACGAGGGGTTGATCGACTATCTGCCGCCGTTGGTGAACCTCTACGATGACATCCACGGCTACCTCGGCGCGGCGTACATGGAGGGGCGAGGCGGCTTGCCAGTGGACTTCGCCAAGGCCGCGCACCACTATCGCGAGGCAAATGCCGCCAAGCCGAGCCAGGTCTTCCGCGAGCGGGCGGCACTCGCCGAGCGCCTGCTCGACGCGCAGAGCGTCGCCTACACGCGCGGGCACTTGACCGAAACCTTGATGCTCGCCGAAGCCTACAGCAACGGATGGGGCGGCGCTTACGACGAGCTTCCGATGAGGTTCGCCTTGGCGGGCGGCCCCGAGCGCTTCGGGAGCCGGCCGCGCATGGACTTCGAAGCGGCCTTCCGCCTGTACGAGCTCGCCGCGGCGCAGGGCCACTTGCCGTCCATGCGCAAGACCTACCAGATGTTGGACTGGGGAGAGGGGATTGCCCAAGACCGGCCGAGGGCGGCGCAGCTCCTGCAAGAGATCGTCGCCACGGCGCAGAAGCGCCGGGACTGGGACATGGTCGCATGGGCGGCCGAGAAGCTGATGGACAGCGGCGAGGACTTCGAGCGGTACTTGGCGCTGAGTTGCAAGGCGCGCGAGAACGGGGCCGCAGTGAGTTTCCACGTGGACATCATGTGCGGGGGCTTCGACGCCACGCGGACGAAAGGGTGGTGAATCTGCGCATCGACCCGATCTGCGATCGGCGCGAACCCGAGCGCGCCGGAGCCGCTGACGTCCGGCTGCTACTCAAGTACGCGGGGGCTTTGGAGGCCGCCGCCGGGGCACGTAAGCTAAGCTCATGAGCAACTGCATTTTCTGCAAGCTGCGGGCGTCCCGCATCGTGGCGTCGAACGCCTACGCCCTCGCCGCACGCGACAGCTTTCCGGTCGCGCCCGGCCACACTCTGGTCGTCCCGCGGCGGCACATCGGTTCATGGTTCGAGACCAACGAGGACGAACGCATCGCGCTCTTTCGGCTGCTGGACGAGTGCCGCGCGGCGCTGCAGCTCGAGCACGCGCCCGATGCCTACAACATCGGCATCAACGACGGGCCCGCCGCCGGACAGAGCATCCCCCACCTCCACATCCACCTCATACCGCGCTACCGAGGCGACCAGGACGATCCGCGCGGCGGGGTGCGCTGGATACTTCCCGACAAGGCCAAGTATTGGACGTGATTCGCGACGAAATACTGCAGGCGTTCGAAAGCGTTCGCGTGTGGCGCAAACAGGAGCGGCGCGCGGTCCACAAGCCGCTGCTGATTCTTATGGAGCTCGGGAGAATCGCGCGCGGTGAACCGGCCCGCATTTCCTATGCCGAGGCCGAACCCCAGCTCATGCGGCTACTTGCCGAGTTCGGCCCGAGCGGGGCCGTGAAGAGCCGCCACTACCCGTTCTGGCATTTGCAGAGCGATGGTCTGTGGGAGCTCCATGGTCCCGATCGCGTGCTCGATCGACCGGCGGGCGCGACGCCCAATATCGGCGAGCTGCGCGAGCATGACATCAGCGGTCAGTTGGCGCCCCGCGTGCGCGACGCCCTCACCGCCCATCCTGACCTGCTCGCCGAGGTTGCGCAGCGGATCGTCAGCGCCCATTTCCCGGCTTCCATCCAGCGGGATGTCCTCGACGCCGTGGGTCTCACGGTGCCGGTCGCGCCGGGTGTCGACGAGCGTACGCAGCGGCGGCGGGATCCTCGGTTTCGAGACAAGGTCCTGTTGGCCTACGAGTACCGCTGCTGCCTCTGCGGTCACGACATTCGGTTGAACAACCAGGTCATCGGTCTGGAAGCTGCCCACATCAAGTGGTTTCAGGCAGGCGGGCCGGACGTCGAGAGCAACGGGCTGGCCCTCTGCTCCCTGCACCACAAGATCTTTGACCTCGGCGCCTTCACCGTGCGCCCGCGCACCTTGGAGGTGGTGTTCAGCCGCCATGTCGTCGGCAGCCCGCAGATTCAGGCGCGGCTACTCGCATACCATGGGGCGGCGCTCATCCCGCCGCAGAGTGAGCAGTTTCTGCCCACGGCGGACTTTCTGAAGTGGCACGAGGAAGAGGTTTTCAAGAGGCCGGCCCGACAGTGAGGCGTCGGGGCGAGCGTTCTCACTACACGGGCCGGCGCCCACGGGCGGAAGGTGCGGCAAGCGCCATCGACCGCCGACACAGGGCCATCCGTGGCCTTGGAATGGTGTGGCGGACGGGCGGGGGGTGTTGTCCCCGCTTTCGCCCGCGCTACGCGGCGCTTCGCGGCTTGAACGGGTGGCCTAGCGGATCCCGGCGGCCGAGCTGTCGGACGAGCGCCGCGGCGCTTCCTCGGCGGCTTGCTGTTCCATGGCCTCCGCGAGGCCGGTCATGAACTCCCCGAAACCTGCGCAGCCACTGGTCAGCGACAGCACAATGACCATGGCCAGAACTGCCAGCGGACGGACGGCATTGGAATGCGGCATGGCGGAACCTCCTGACGATTCTCTTCGGACTGTGGGTGTCGCGTGACGTTAATGCCGGGAAAGGGTGAACGCATCTTCAACATTGGGTATGCCGGATGGGTTCGTGGGAGCGGCGGGTTAGAGAACGCGATGCGCGGTGCGCGCAGGGTGGCGCGGACCGACCGCGCGCGGACATGCGGAGGAAGTCGATGTCGTTGAAAAAGTGTGCGGGGGTCGCGGCATGGTTCGTACTGGCTTCGCTGGGCGTGCTAATGCTGGCCGCCTGCAACGGGCAGGTGGGCGGCTCATGCCACTACGGCCCGCCGTTCGAGGCCGAGGTGATCGTCACAGGGGTGGAGGATGGCGAGGTGCGCGCGCGCCTGTTGCCGGGTCCGCTCCCGGCGCCCCTGGTTGCGGGCGGCGAACTGATCTTGCGCGCGCCCACCGAGTCGGTGTCCGTGGGGGAGCGTCGCCCGGTGAGCGTGCGCGTCATCGAATCGGGCACCTGCACACCGGTCAGCGCGGCCTGGCGCTAGACCGGCCCTTGCGTGAGCGGCACGGCCTAGCGGGGAGCCGCCGTCACCGTGACGCGAAAACCGGCATGGTGCGGCGGCGCCTCCTCGTCCGTCACGTAGGCGCCGCGCGCGCGCGTGGGATCGGGATAGGCGTGGCGGTTGACGTAATACACGCGCGTGGCGCCCGGCGCGAGACCCGTCAGCACCGCGGTGGAGCGGCCGCCCTCGTCGGCATAGCCGATGGCGGCGACGGTGGGATCGTCCGCGATCAGCCCCCAGTGGTAGCCGCCGCCGATGGAGGTCGGCCCCAGACGATGGCGCACGATGGCCTGGCGCTCGCCGACGCCGAGCATGACCTCCGGCATCTCCGCGCCGCGCGGCGGATAGCCGTGCACGAGGAACTGCGGCCCGCCGCAGCCGGCGACCAAGGCGGCCGCTGCGAGCGCGAGCACGATGCTCGCCCCCCTCGTGCGCGCGTAAAGGCGGCGTCGCGGTTTGTTGTTTGGGCTCATATCAACCCTGGTCGCCGTGTCGGGCAGGATGTCCGCCCATGCATGTGGTGGGCACGTCGGAGTCTACCGCGCGCGGCAGGGGGCGCGCACCTGCAAGCCGAGCTCGCTCGCGCGGGAGGCCGGCGCCGGGCCGAAAGCCGCCCGTGGGGATTACGTGGCTATGGGTGACGATCACTCGAGGGGGGGGCGAATGCGGGACGGACTGTTTATCAGCATCACCTTGGCGCTGGTTGCTGCGGTTGTTCTGTGGCTGGTGCCGTGGATGGGGTTCTCGATCGCGCCGAAAGCGCTTTGGTGGTTGGCAGGGGGCGCGGCGCTGTTTGCGGGGCTGTTGGTGCTCCTCGGCGAATCGATCGTCGAAGATGGGATCAAGGTCGGCTTCATGCTGGCCTGCGCGGGTGTGCTCTGGCTGTCGGATGCCCGCTTAGCCGTGTTCTTTGTGATCGTGCTGCTGTCGGGCGCCGCGGGTATGGCGATGAACCAACTCAACCGATTCACCGCGCGGCGGGCGCGGACAATGGTGGAAACTAGGCGGTGAGGGGGATGCGTCGCTGCCGGCGCATCGCCGGCGCGAAGAAAAATGGCGCGCCCGACAGGATTCGAACCTGTGACCTTTGGCTTCGGAGGCCAACACTCTATCCAGCTGAGCTACGGGCGCTATGAACTGATTGTCTGGTGGTTCTGATCACCACCGTGCCGCCATTGGGGTCGTGTTGGCGGCCAACACTCGTTTGCGCGCTCCTGCGTCGAGCACCGCGCGCAAACGCCAGGGCTCGGCTCCTGCCTCGCCCGCTCGGCGGGGCGAAGATTCACTGGATCTTCGCCTGGTTCCGCCTCGCCCAGCTGAGCTACGGGCGCTATGAACTGATTGTCTGGTGGTTCTGATCACCACCGTGCCGCCATTCGGGTCGTGTTGGCGGCCAACACCCGCTTGCGCGCTCCTTGCGTCGAGCACCGCGCGCAAACGCCAGGGCTCGGCTCCTGCCTCGCCCGCTCGGCGGGGCGAAGATTCACTGGATCTTCGCCTGGTTCCGCCTCGCCCAGCTGAGCTACGGGCGCGGGGGCGCGCGAAGGGAGCATAGGATACTCTTCGCCCCGCGCGACGTCCATGCGCCGCCGCTTTGGCTTGAGGGGCTGCCCCAACATGGGGCGCGCTGTGGACGCGCGCGCACTGCGGCGAGGCAGGCGGCCGCGGTCGCCGTTACTACTTCAAGTTATCCCTTTGTTCTCTCATCGATTCTGCGCATTGGCACGGTGGGTGCAGTGCTGTGCCCGGGAGCCACAGCTGGTGGCGCTGTGCAGGGACGTGCTCAGGCCGGGTGAGTTCGCCCGATGTGTATCGATGGTAGTGATTGGGAGACAGACGCAATGAAGAACGTACGAGTATCGACCA contains the following coding sequences:
- a CDS encoding alpha-amylase translates to MLQGTAVRRGGSGIWLLVMMVVAALAVPASAAAEAAAPITLDTHGGDTWTFSQTITGQVRGEACAQVMVRAPRGVVAAAREGARFAAEVALREGENAVQAVCLDASEAVAARSEVATWTVRAPDVPVARVAVRAGEDVVALDASGSDEAPGEAAPLVGYAWAARADNPAPLLVAGDVRGLPVERDTDAALHVELPTVDGEYFVTLRVTDARGRSDESTAVFVVEDGAARAVDLAVWAPGWVDEAVVYGAVPYFLGGGFEDVRAHLDDIAALGVTTLWLSPVSEPAPDDFGYAVRDHFAARADYGGEAALRALIADAQARGLRVLLDFVPSHLSDRHPYHLDAARHGRRSPYHAWFDRDPVGEITHYFDWYNLKNLDYDNPEVRAYVIAAAAHWLRAYGIDGFRVDASWAVSDRAPGFWAAFRAELKRIDPDILLLAEASARAPPHRAHFDAWYDWTGRLGQWAWDEAFADGAVELARLRAALTHPAVPPAAAARTLRFLNNNDTGARFISRHGLALTRVAAALTFTLPGIPLVYTGDEVGAEFEPYGPRPPIDWDDPRALRPYYARLAATRASLPALRGAALQVPAHDQDDAVLVFLRPAVKGSEAALVALNFSGEALAVTVDGVDLADAHPISLAGDADGVVLDGATLHLPAYGAAVLRGRF
- a CDS encoding sel1 repeat family protein → MRYFNAVTFFLSLVMAGAVHAQAAGGSAELVQQGRAAFAQNNFSEAARLYRLAAERGDRDAQHLLGHLYQQGRGVSKDPAEAFRLFKLAADQGERDSQHHVGDMYYDGIVVARDEALAIEYLKKSAEQGYGPAFRLLGMIGFTSDGTGRYEGLIDYLPPLVNLYDDIHGYLGAAYMEGRGGLPVDFAKAAHHYREANAAKPSQVFRERAALAERLLDAQSVAYTRGHLTETLMLAEAYSNGWGGAYDELPMRFALAGGPERFGSRPRMDFEAAFRLYELAAAQGHLPSMRKTYQMLDWGEGIAQDRPRAAQLLQEIVATAQKRRDWDMVAWAAEKLMDSGEDFERYLALSCKARENGAAVSFHVDIMCGGFDATRTKGW
- a CDS encoding HIT family protein, which codes for MSNCIFCKLRASRIVASNAYALAARDSFPVAPGHTLVVPRRHIGSWFETNEDERIALFRLLDECRAALQLEHAPDAYNIGINDGPAAGQSIPHLHIHLIPRYRGDQDDPRGGVRWILPDKAKYWT
- a CDS encoding HNH endonuclease; translated protein: MIRDEILQAFESVRVWRKQERRAVHKPLLILMELGRIARGEPARISYAEAEPQLMRLLAEFGPSGAVKSRHYPFWHLQSDGLWELHGPDRVLDRPAGATPNIGELREHDISGQLAPRVRDALTAHPDLLAEVAQRIVSAHFPASIQRDVLDAVGLTVPVAPGVDERTQRRRDPRFRDKVLLAYEYRCCLCGHDIRLNNQVIGLEAAHIKWFQAGGPDVESNGLALCSLHHKIFDLGAFTVRPRTLEVVFSRHVVGSPQIQARLLAYHGAALIPPQSEQFLPTADFLKWHEEEVFKRPARQ